ATTTGCATTGATTTGTAACAATTCCTGTTGATTTtcttataattattttgttcagggttaatttaatttaatttaaaaaaatcctttaCTTTGAACGGGGAGCACGTTCATGTTCAAATTGTGGAAATTTTCCATATTATTTTCACCTTTATAAGTGTACTGGAAGCATTAATTCtgtatgtaatataatgtaatatatttagAGACTCAACTGCATTAGTATGATCAAATAGGACACATATTAGTTACACCATGTGTTTCCAAGTGGAACAAACTTTCTGTGTTTGTCAGTGCATATTATTGTGTCATTACATTTTCTGAACCAGGATACGGTGAAAGTGGCTATACAGCATATATGATCCGGGCCTCAGGGCAGGAGGCACATTTAAATTACACACAGCTCACAAAATAAGTTATTTATAGTCTTCTTTcacttgattttttattttttttaatccgatGAAATGTCCTTGTAAGAGAACTAACAAGTGTCTTCTTTTTGTCTCCTTCCCTCCTGTGATTACACGGATGTTCGGACCCCACCCACATTCCCTCAGGACTCAGATGGCCCCTCCAGACCAGAGGCCGCTCTCCCTCCGGTGTTTTCCGCCCTTCGCCAGTCGAGAGTGGTGTCATCCACCTCCGAGGAGGAAGAGGCCCTGACAGAGAAGTTTCTGAAGATCAACTGCAAATACATAACTGATGGCAAGGTAAGAAGATCCCATCTGTGGTGGCTCAGAAATATCACaaatagaaaatgaagaaaacttCAGAGAGTTCTGATTTGTTTGGTCAACTGCAATTTAAATGATTGGAATCCAgatcagacagctgggataggctccagcagcccccgcaacccttgtgaggggcggcacggtagtctagtggttagtgcacagacctcacagctaggagaccagggttcaattccaccctcggccatcgtgcatgcgtgggttttctccgggtactccggtttcctcccacattccaaaaacatgctaggttaattggccactccaaattgtccataggtatgaatgtgagtgtgaatggttgtttgtctatatgtgccctgtgattggctagcgaccagtccagggtgtaccccgtctcttgcccgaagacagctgggataggatccagcacccccgcaaccctgaggaaaaagcggtagaaaatgaatgaatgaatgaatccagatcttcacgatctcctgactgtgtggccaaaatgCTAACCTCTACCGTGCGGCTGCTCTCAAAACACACTTtcaccatgttgtgttttttgggttttttttttgtacttgcaCTTAAAACTCTGACTTTCAAATGGAAGAATGTCACATGGCTTGctttgacacatttttgtacACTGGGAATTTTTACCGTCTGAACAGGAACCACACCCGGGAGGGGAAACACATCAATTGATTCCAACACATCAATTGATTCGGACCACAGAAAACAATCAATATGTGACTGTATATTGCATTGTCTCTTTCAAGGGCAATACTGTAGAAATGAAACATGGTTATACTTTCTTGCTTGAGGATGGCCCACCATTGCTAAATTGGGTTCAGGTCCGGAGACCTACTTGGCCACTCTATCCATTCAACTTGAGCATTTAGGGTGCTTATGTCGAAAAGCTGCCATGTCATGCTCTACTCCTCcatgtcggcagcactcatgcacgcaTGCTTGACTTGTAGGCAAGACACAGTCGTCTCGGGTACTGACTTCTGTTTCCATAGAATATTTTTCAGCAGTAGTACTATACTGAAAATGGTTGCTGAATTGTGAGGTATGTGCTCAATTTACCGAGGGCACCGAGAATAGAATGTCTTTCCTTGAATTACACAGGCTCCACCCTGTCTGTCCACCCATTGGCTGCCAGTAAGCACGCGTGTGTCAAGGCAGCTTTCCTGCCCGTCAGACACGCACAAAGATCCATGGTATTGAACCGCTGCTCAAATGAAAGCATTATAATACGCTCAATACCTTCTACTTGATTTAGGAGATTAGTGGTTGCAAAATGCCTCTCAGTTGTAACAATAAGGTTTTCATCATTGTTTGTGTTAACTAAAATATGAAATAGTTAATTTTTATGTCTCGAAAAAGGGCAAATTGTTACTCAGCTTTctcctctctgtgtggatttcAGGGTGCAGTAAGCGGGGTGTTGCTGGTGACACCCAACAACATCATGTTTGATCCACACCGGATGGACCCACTGGTTCAGGCCCATGGGTGCGAGGAGTATGGCATTATGTGTCCTCTGGAAGAAGTGCAGTCTGCCGCCATCTTTAAAGAGATCACTGACCCCAAGATCAGAGAGACTGTGCCTGAGtaagagaaaacacacacacaaacatttgaaAAGAATATACATTTCATTATGTACATTTAGAATGTTGACACATACGTACGTCAATTAAAACACAACGGAATGTacttattattaagggagaaaagaaATCCAAGCCTGCATGGGTCAGTGTGGAAAAgttgggtcacccttagcagcaacaactgcaatcaagcatttgggataacttgcaatgagtctctgaCAGCGCTGTGGAGTAATTTTGGCCCATCCATCTTTGCCGAATTGGAGGGATTTCCAGCATTAACCGcgtttttaaggtcatgccataGCATCTCAATGGGGGTCAGATCAGGACATCGGCTAGGATACTCctcatttagtttttcttcagccattcagaggttgacttggatcattgtcctgctgcagaacccaagttggtttcagcttgaggttcCGAACAGATGGTCGGACGTTTTCCTTCTGGATTTTTTTGATAGACAGCTGAgttcatggtttcatttattaCAGCAAGTCTTCCCAGTCctgaaatagcaaaatagcaccAAACCATCGCACTACCTCcatcatattttactgttggtaaaaatgcggtgttacttttacgccagatgttatgggacacacaccttccaactTTTGTCTCATTAGACCACCGACTATTTTCCCAAGATGTTTTCGCCTTGGAACTGTTTTTGCCCATTGTCTTaattatggtggagtcatgaacactgaccttaactgaggcaagtgaggcctgcagctgtttggatgttgttgtggggtcttttgtgaccattTGGATGTGTTTTTGCTACGCTCATGATATAATATGGGCTGGGCGGCCACTCCTGTGAAGGTTCATCAcaggagtcccaaagctttagaaatggtgGGGGTTATCACTTTTtgtccacacagggccatgttggtttgtatttttttccccttaataATAGAAAGcttaatttaaaaattgcattttgtgttcagttgtgttgtcattgactaaaatttaaatgtgtttgatggtCTGAAATGGGGGGGGTGTATTCTTAATTACTGCATAACTCTTATTCTGCATAACTCTATTAactattacatatttttattccgTTATTCCCGATTAGAACAAAGGCACCTGGCACATGTTCAACATTAGAacttgtagccatttttattagtTCTAAACGAGAAAATACATCTGTGCAAGACTTTCCGCCCTGCAAAGACATTATGGTTCATGCTTGGTAcgtttttgtatctttattcCACCCCCAGTTCTTACCCTCACAGAAATGTAGCAGAATTCTTCTAATCAATGTTTCTCTGCTGCACCCACGGTCTGATTACATCAGCAACCAACTGACAGTTTAATTGTTTTCCCATGTTTAGccaaataaaaaaggaaatggCAATTATACCAGGGTTAATTAAGTATGCTTTCACCTTCCTACGCTCTGGTTGTTGCTCTCACTGCAGAAGGAATTAGTCACCTCGGTGGAATAAGTTGTTTCCTACCCTTTCTTTttcttggtttgtttttaaGTTATCGGCCAAGCTTAAATTATGCAACTATAAATATAGTGTTGGAGCCCTGTGGAGTCCTTTCCTTTTCTGGTTTCCTCTGCTGGCAGCTTGGAAGGCCCAGTGCTGTATTTAGCTGGTCGGGAGTTGCTGCCCATGGAACAGTTGGCAATCTGTCTCTTGTTCTCGTTCCCACATtgagtctctctctctttcgttCAAAGGGTATGTAATCGGGATGCCCGATTGGTATCCCAATGCTCAATCACATCAGATGTTTCAGGCATGTTGCAACAGTGGATTAAGCTGTGCTGTCATGTCCATAAATGTACCAATGAAACATTCAAATTAGTCTCCTGAAGGTGTCACACTAGCCCAGTGCAAGTAGCAAGATTAATATATAAAGGATGCTATATTAATCCAAGAAATCGATTAACTATTGGAGGCTTTTATTTGGCAAAAAGCTGTTTCGTTATGCTTGTGTCTCATTTTACATCATGCATGTTTCCAGTGACCTGGAGCCTCTTCCTTCCGAGAGGCATCCCTCCCAGCAGAAGGACCCAGAGCATCGCCTAAGGGAGCCAGGGGCCAATGACAGTGGCAGCACTGCCCCACGCAGCACAGAGGGCTCAATCTCAGAAGATGTCTTCACAGAGACAGAGCTGTCCCCCATACGGGAGGAAGAGCAAGCATCCAACGACGATGTTGGTCTGGACAAGTCTTCTGGCGCGTCCACAGAATCTGTGCAAACCGTGACTCAGGAGGAGCCCACCGGCTCCCAGGTGCCAGGCAGTCCCCGCAGCTCAGTCAGCCATCCTGAGGACTTAAAAGCAGCAAAGGCTTCGGCCTCCTCAACAGCAGAGGATAACCCTCCTGACACTGCCACTGAAAAGAAAAGCCAGTCCCCATTGGGATCCAAGCAGCACAGTGAAGAGAAGCCACCAAGCACACCCACAACCAGCACCCCCACTAGCCAGGCCCAGTgccccagcagcagcaacagcaccTCTCGTCCAGGGTCCCAGAACTCAGCCGCCCCGCTTTCCACAGATACGCTTTCTGTCGCAGCCAGTCCACCGGGGAATGCCAACGAGGGGACGGAAGTTTCCAAAACAGACTCTATGCAACAAGTGAAGGCGGAGAACGAGGATGTTGAGCAGGAGCAAAAGGACAACAACTCACAGGGTAAACACATTTAATTAgtaagaaatgaaatatttatatgaCACGGGTAAACTTTTAACGAGCTAGTGACTTAGCAAAGCTGGGCTTTAAACATCTCTGAAACCAtaaagggactgtttgcaacCTTTAGGCAGTGGCCTAAGGGGGAATTAGCCTTATATCCCGCCCACTTCCTGCTCCGACCATGTAAGCCACACCCCACGTAGCACACACGCACGTTAGTTATGTTCCTTGTCAGCTCCTGATAGCAATTTGGCAGACTTTAGTGACTAGACTTTAGAGGGACTAGCATTTGGGACTAGAGCTTTGCTGAATTTCATATGTGTAGTTTCCTAAAGGAAGGCGGACTGCAGCCTTGCTTGTCGCTTCCAGACAGGTTGTTGCCAAGTGAAGATTGATTTCTTTCTTCAGGCAAAATATCAACATGCATCCCAAGTTTGTTGAATCATTGCTTGCATCCACCTTGGATGAATTTGTGCATTTGTGGGTGCACAAGTGGGTCACTATTCACATACGAGGATGCAATGGCATGCCCGTCTGTGAACTGGTGTACCTCGAGCTGTCTGCTTGTGATTATATCACAGAGGACGCACGCCAGTTCTGAACAGAGCCTCCCAGTGACTCACTCGGTGTTGTTAGCCGCTTTAACTGGACTCTGCTGAAAATTGATTTCAACGCATATTTCTGCAGGAGGGAGTTTTCTCATTTTCCCCTCTAGCAATTTATTCTGCACAAACTGTTTACAATTTAAAGGCATCTCAGCAGGGTTCACCGCCATTATGTGCATATTAGCACAGCCCACGCAGTAACAGCAGCAAgttcaaaaacatgtttagaaACTATGGTCCCTTTTGCAGATGAATGTTTTTGGTCATTGTGTTATGTAAGGCACAAAATGTGCCAGTGTTCCTGGCATGGTGATCTCATTCCGTGTCCTCAGGTTgtgataatgataaataatgatGGACAGAATGCTATGCTAATATAAGCTGTTTATttgctactatttttattttctgatcTGCCAGACAGATCAGCTTGTAAATGGAAGATGATATTAGAGAATAAATGTTATCAAATGTTATGCTTATCATACCAATTAAATAAGCTGTTTTGATTTAATATAATcgtattttgctgttttttttttctcctcatctTCAGAGAGGCGGAAGAGCCGCTCACACAAGTTCCTTTGTCTGCGGGTGGGGAAGCCCATGAAGAAGACATTTGTTTCCAATGCCAGCGCCTCTATGCAGCAGTATGCCCAGCAGGGCAAGAAGCATGAATACTGGTTTGCTGTGCCACAGGAGAGGTCAGTCGCTTTGCAACATATCCTCGACATGCATTACGTTTTGGTGCACTAACTAACGCTGTTagcataacatgcatgttttgggcaTGTGGGAGGAGgcatacctggagaaaatccacccatgcacggggagaacgtgcaacctccacatagagatgcccaacAGCGATTCAAACACAGATCTtacagatctcctgactgtggggccaacatgctaaccactcataacatgcatgttttgggcaTGTGGGAGGAGgcatacctggagaaaacccacccatgcacgggcagaacgtGCAacctccacatagagatgcccaacAGTGTTTCAAACACAGATCTtacagatctcctgactgtggggccaacatgctaaccactcataacatgcatgttttgggcatgtgggaggaggaggcatacctggagaaaacccacccatgcacggggagaatgtgcaacctccacatagagatgcccaacAGTGATTCAAACACAGATCTTatagatctcctgactgtgtggccaacatgctaaccactcataacatgcatgttttgggcttgtgggaggaggaggcatacctggagaaaacccacccatgcacagggagaacgtgcaacctccacatagagatggccaacAGTGATTCAAacacagatcttccagatctcctgactgtgtggccaacatgctaaccactcataacatgcatgttttgggcaTGTGGGAGGAGGCATACCTGgtgaaaacccacccatgcacggggagaatgtgcaacctccacatagagatggccaacAGTGATTCAAACACAGATCTtacagatctcctgactgtgtgaccaacatgctaaccactagtccaccgtaacccccactcccccaccccacctcactgaaacaaatcaaaaatgcTCTCGTTCTTGGtcttagaaaatgtgtttttctcaatAATAGATGAAAACGAattacttgacttgactttacttTAAGAAATGCAATTCATGTGAACCATTAAAAGCGGCCATGATTTTTTGTTAAGTAATAATATTTCAAGTCAGACAGGCACCCATGTCATTTTTGTCAGTCATGGTTCCATTATAAGGTATGCCTCTCCTTGGAGCGCTTGAGCACTTAAGCTGTTTGGCTACTTGGAGGGAGGCCCTCAGTGTTAGACCTTGAAAACCACGGCGTTAATGTGTCTCACATATGCTAAGTGTTGAATGTGGGACTCTTATAGTAAGAGCCCTGAAATCCCTTCTCACTTCATCCTGAACTATGAACTTCTCAAGTCCAGCTTTGTTGCTTGAGCCACAGGTTGCTTAGATACAGCGTTTCCCACCTGGTGAGTACTTTTTCCATGTCGAATTCGACTTGTAAGGGTGACATTAGGGTCGGATTCAAAACTTGCTTTGAAAGATACACGTGGATGCAAGTGCTTTTAGGGTGGTGTCTTTATATCGGTAATGGTGTAAGGTGAAAACAAGCTTTTAGGGCATAGAATTACATTACAGTGAAAGGGATTTACTGTCTGTTCATCTCTCCATTAAATATGTGTCTTTTAATCAGTGTAAACAATCTGAATTAAAGCTAAACAAAACGCGATAGAGTAAAAACCCAAAGTGGACGACTTTGACTTATTATTGACGTATTATTGCAGATTGcagatggaatatttttatctcaaaatattttttagcacaGGAAACATCTCTCTGTTACAATGCTGTGTTATCAGAAGCTGAATTATCTGTCATTTAGTTACAAAAATACCCAAAtgagagcattttttttctctttagatGTTTGTGTCATATTGTAATTCACCACTGCAATTTAGAGAGAGAGTTATGCATTTCTTCGTTCCACAAGGGGACATTTCAAGGCCATTTAAACAGTTGACTGGTTGTAAATAACTGGTGTGAATGATTATCTGTCATCAAACAACATCTCCAGTAAGTCATTAATCGTTTGGCAAACATTTCAGGAACAGACAATCCATTTTTGCAGGTGTTCACGGAAAACGTTTACAAtagattttatttgtttgtaccCCCACTTTCAGGTCAGACCACCTTTATGTCTTCTTCATGCAATGGAGCCCGGATATGTACGGCGAAGGGGTCAGAGGAATGGGACAAGAGCCTGGCTTTATGGTTGTCAAGAAGCATGAGGTGTCAGAGAGTGCCGAGGAGGAGCCCATCACTGACGTCAATGTCAAAGAATGGGAGGTATGGTCAATCCAGCTAAACTTGCCTCAATTATACTTGCAGCCATGGATTAATCATAGTTTATCACTATCCATTAATCCATCATCTGTCAAACCAGAATCATATGTGGTGTATTGTATGTCAAATTGAGCATCCAACACTTCATTATGTAATGCTCATTTTTAATGTGCTGTAATGTGTCGCTTTTGTAAACTGCTTCTGTATTTGGAATTCGGTGTACCACgccatttgttgattttttttattgtaatgtttATGTGAACTTGAactcacatgtgtttttttatgtatgccGTGTGAACACTTGCTTTGATTGGAATTACCAATTCTAAACTTCCAACCAAagtgttttgcatgtttgtggaattgTTTACTCTTTTCAGTCAGTCATTACATGTTGTGTGGCTGTCGCTAATGTTGGCCGGAATTCAGCAGCCTACTTTGCTGAATGGGAAACAGCCGCGtcattatacattattttataaatttaatcTAACTTAATTTGGGCTATAAATATTACAGTACActgattattatttgttttcacatttttcaccatttttggtGTCTTTTTAGTTTCCTCCCAATAAGAGACTCTGGAAATTGGAGTAATTGTAAAGGCTGGGTTATGCTTTGAACGACTTGAACAAACTGCTCCCAAACTGCAGGGGGCAGTGTGTCAAACATTGTGTAAAAGTGGTGCAACCACTGAAGTTAGTCCCTCCCCATTGCTAATTAGCCCAGGTGGAGATGCTTAAGAGGGGTTAGGGTCCACCTGCACATTCCCCATTTGGGCTTGGCTGAATGCAACATCAGAAAACATCTCACTGTGAACACAATTATGAGAAACTGCCTGTGTTTGTCCTGCTTAAAAATATAAGAATGACACAAAGATATGGAACCAGCTGTTGTACTTAATGAAATTATACTGATGTGTTACAATGACAtgatttgtacatatttttaaaggCTGTTTTAGAAGAATCTCAAAAATGTAGGCGGCAGACTAGTGTTGGAGTTGCTTTAAATTCTTCATGTAAGTGGGCTGCTGTTACAATATTTTAACCAATGGAGCTCGCGTGCCATTCCCGTCCCATGTTATGATTGGCTTGTAGTACTGTCACTCAAGTCAGGTCGCGTGAGGACCCCTTCAGCGGAAAATGTTTCCGTTTGATACACACGGTCAGGTTGACAAGGGTACAAATGTATCACTCTCTCGGCTGGGGGACTTAAATTCTCTGTAATGCGACTTTCAACCTCGCCCAGAAAGCAAGACATGTTTTCTTGGAGGGTAAAGGACCAAGAGAAACAACTGACACATAAGTATACCCgtgtatgtttattatatttagttGGTGTTACATATATAGCGATGTACTTTCTTTGTACGTGCATATGTTGTGTTGTGGTCGGCGAGCCGCGCTAGCTTGCTAGCCAAGCTAACATGTCCGCTAGCAAATTAGCCGGTTTGTTCTTCGGTTAGTTTTAAAGAAAAAGTGAACTGTAATGTTCATTATCATGGTGAATCCAGGCGCAAAGCAGACTGGAAAGTTTGCTGTACAAGGTGGCTGTATAATGACACAATGCTCTATTAACTACGACGTCGCGCTGTGTGGGCTAGAATGGGTTTTATAGCTGTTAGTTAGGAATGTATTTTACTCCTAGATAACTATTCATTTGCAGGGCTATGTGTTGGTTTGTTGTTATGTGGTGACGTTGACGTACTGGCTAAAAACAGAACGGAAGAGCGCAgacaaaatatatttgtgttcGTACTTTGTTGTTGCTTAAGTAGACATTACCATCGTGAGTCTGTAGTGGTAGTCTGTCACTAGGGTTAACTCCTCGGTGCGACTGATTGCTTAAACGTGCACCTGCTTGTACACCAACCAGTTTAggcaaagcagtgcttctcaaacagTGGGGCAGGTTCCCCTGGGAGGGCGCGGTGAACTGGGGGGAGGAATACttttcaatgttagtgcagacctgcaaAGATTTACAAATTCATCATACTCTACATGCAAATTGACcattgaatatgcttgtatgcttcacagctctttattttgttgcattttcctcaTTTCAGTTTCATACAGTCGAGATAAATAGATTATAATCAGTTTCTCAATGGTACTTGAAATGCGGGGTGGGCATTTGTGTCCCCTgccagcagcaacacaaggttttggcatgactactatttggaAGCGTTTGTTGACCTGGCTTTAGCTGAGAGGTGCTACTCCACGGATGTCCCTTCCTGTAATTACGCTTTACTGCATATTTGATCAGCAAACATATTTAAGCAAGGTGGATAAATCATGTCAGTGACCCTTTAGCTGTGCTTGCCatggttttattctttttgTGTTGCCGGGTTGGTGGTTGTGGATTGCCAGTGTATATGTTTTGTGGGGGTTTGTGTAGCATCAGATTATCCGTTAGCTTGTGGGATCTTCAGCTAAATTAACATCTTTCTAGGCATAAAGCCTTCTCTGCTTTACAATCACTTGCTCTCTCATTTTTAGTCCGGTTAAAAGTACTGTTGTGGTCTGCTAGTACCATttgtttggtcaagtgtgaTCCAGGATCTGGCCAAACAGGTCTGCAATCTAGTCCTGAGTGAGTCAATAGTGAACGCAGATGGCACCAAAACACCATTTAAGCCAGAAGACGTTACGctaactgaatacatttttgtcagACATAATGCAACTCCATTTAATCTGTTCCCAACAACCAAAAGTGAACACAAACACCTTTATGGGTTTAcagttatagttttacatggagaaaactatttgaaatgcatatcAATGGTGAATGTAAGGCATAAATGAACATATACAGTCACGTCGACTTTTTATTGAAGACGTATATGGACACAGGCATTGTGTTTTtcatgaattcaatagtgttcctcaccttgtgtgcgtgtgtttgttaTTCTCCAATATTCCAGGCTATAAAGTAGGATCACGAAGCATTTACGACTGTTTCTACTTGTTGTGACGTTACTGTGATAGAACAGAAGAAGTATGTCCTGATGGGGTTGGCCGTGTGAGGTGTGACTTTGTTGGACTAAATCCATGCTTAGAAGGTCACCATGTCGATATGTCTGGACTCTGGCTTGTAGTTTTGTGAATTGTTCCAAACAGTGTGCGCCTTAATGGCCAGCAGCTTAGGAGGATAAAGCAGTCAGTCATAAAATACTTCTGCTCTGGGGCTAAAGTTCTGTCTGTGACTGCAGAGCAGATTCTGACGATTTTCTCTATGAATGCTTGCTTGTCTGGTCAGtcggatttaaaaaaataaaataaaagattgTTATAT
This genomic window from Doryrhamphus excisus isolate RoL2022-K1 chromosome 17, RoL_Dexc_1.0, whole genome shotgun sequence contains:
- the oxr1a gene encoding oxidation resistance protein 1a isoform X4, which encodes MEPALEPAGLKKKSQSVDIASQGFSPTLVPASPLNKPASPVAKTTAVLAVQENNTTNSQRRSPRCGELKRGYTIDTGQKKTPEKKDGRRMSFQRPKGTIEYSVESRDTLNSIALKFDTTPNELVQLNKLFSRAVVPGQVLYVPDPEYVSSVGSSPSLSPISPLSPTSSEADLEKVTDSDGPSRPEAALPPVFSALRQSRVVSSTSEEEEALTEKFLKINCKYITDGKGAVSGVLLVTPNNIMFDPHRMDPLVQAHGCEEYGIMCPLEEVQSAAIFKEITDPKIRETVPDDLEPLPSERHPSQQKDPEHRLREPGANDSGSTAPRSTEGSISEDVFTETELSPIREEEQASNDDVGLDKSSGASTESVQTVTQEEPTGSQVPGSPRSSVSHPEDLKAAKASASSTAEDNPPDTATEKKSQSPLGSKQHSEEKPPSTPTTSTPTSQAQCPSSSNSTSRPGSQNSAAPLSTDTLSVAASPPGNANEGTEVSKTDSMQQVKAENEDVEQEQKDNNSQERRKSRSHKFLCLRVGKPMKKTFVSNASASMQQYAQQGKKHEYWFAVPQERSDHLYVFFMQWSPDMYGEGVRGMGQEPGFMVVKKHEVSESAEEEPITDVNVKEWEITTKEEVNSKHEMSIKTELEPETFKPNLREPSDLLEADQIEKLARNLPPRTIGYPWTLAFGTSKHGMSIKTLYRAMQGQDTPVLMVIKDSDGQVFGALASEPFKVSDGFYGTGETFLFTFNPEFEVYKWTGDNMFFIKGDMDSLAFGGGSGEFGLWLDGDLYHGRSHSCKTFGNPMLSKKEDFYVQDIEIWAFE
- the oxr1a gene encoding oxidation resistance protein 1a isoform X6, with product MEPALEPAGLKKKSQSVDIASQGFSPTLVPASPLNKPASPVAKTTAVLAVQENNTTNSQRRSPRCGELKRGYTIDTGQKKTPEKKDGRRMSFQRPKGTIEYSVESRDTLNSIALKFDTTPNELVQLNKLFSRAVVPGQDSDGPSRPEAALPPVFSALRQSRVVSSTSEEEEALTEKFLKINCKYITDGKGAVSGVLLVTPNNIMFDPHRMDPLVQAHGCEEYGIMCPLEEVQSAAIFKEITDPKIRETVPDDLEPLPSERHPSQQKDPEHRLREPGANDSGSTAPRSTEGSISEDVFTETELSPIREEEQASNDDVGLDKSSGASTESVQTVTQEEPTGSQVPGSPRSSVSHPEDLKAAKASASSTAEDNPPDTATEKKSQSPLGSKQHSEEKPPSTPTTSTPTSQAQCPSSSNSTSRPGSQNSAAPLSTDTLSVAASPPGNANEGTEVSKTDSMQQVKAENEDVEQEQKDNNSQERRKSRSHKFLCLRVGKPMKKTFVSNASASMQQYAQQGKKHEYWFAVPQERSDHLYVFFMQWSPDMYGEGVRGMGQEPGFMVVKKHEVSESAEEEPITDVNVKEWEVVSMTEYHRRIDALNSEDLRSLCKRLQITTKEEVNSKHEMSIKTELEPETFKPNLREPSDLLEADQIEKLARNLPPRTIGYPWTLAFGTSKHGMSIKTLYRAMQGQDTPVLMVIKDSDGQVFGALASEPFKVSDGFYGTGETFLFTFNPEFEVYKWTGDNMFFIKGDMDSLAFGGGSGEFGLWLDGDLYHGRSHSCKTFGNPMLSKKEDFYVQDIEIWAFE